Proteins encoded together in one Vanessa cardui chromosome 19, ilVanCard2.1, whole genome shotgun sequence window:
- the LOC124537920 gene encoding T-complex protein 11-like protein 1 — MSDREKPSGSESQDDKEKKTIRVPSLPISTGSSSRSYFTNEPLQFRVKGSTITGASPPNFVTLEDIMKAAHGMQNMALAHEIAVDQDFKLEPFEPPDNSYQKLVKETMHKAYFDILREQLDSDPPEHKQALVLLEDVKQGLFSILLPRHTRIKEMIEEVLDTEFIKQQAENNSLDFQKYASFVIDLMAKLAAPARDEMIQNITTLTNTVDIFRAILETLEVLKLDLANTLIAMIRPHVQQESVQYERAKFDEMLKLAEDGLQHTKEWLLRHIDKSGLSLPVTDPNIIRNVTAQTLAKAYLELLEWDETHNYPETVTLDKPRFTDLGVQVYRLVCVASLLLVSPSCGGDSQEKHKQSLKEKLFIILDTTSNDIELKAVLPSIAEEVILVTEQLLENLGQDPLTSDMKELIRTQILSLRDPEHRVRQIVHQRIMEFLKVILVCAGGSRQIPVGLSAFTKELTSVSGTLLRCVMHNKAVFTKHYLEIIEEELSKT, encoded by the exons ATGAGTGATCGCGAGAAACCCAGTGGCTCTGAGTCACAAGAtgacaaagaaaagaaaaccaTCAGAGTTCCTTCGCTACCAATCTCGACTGGATCAAG TAGCCGCAGCTACTTTACAAATGAGCCACTACAGTTCAGAGTAAAAGGCTCAACAATCACAGGAGCCTCACCCCCTAATTTCGTTACTCTGGAAGATATAATGAAAGCAGCTCATGGGATGCAGAACATGGCTTTAGCTCATGAAATCGCTGTTGATCAGGACTTCAAGTTAGAGCCATTTGAACCTCCAGATAacag ttatCAAAAGTTGGTAAAAGAAACTATGCACAAAGCATACTTTGATATTTTACGCGAACAATTAGACTCCGATCCGCCTGAACATAAACAGGCCCTCGTGTTGCTTGAAGACGTGAAAcag GGTCTTTTCTCCATTTTACTTCCTCGTCACACTCGTATCAAGGAAATGATTGAAGAAGTTTTAGATACAGAGTTCATAAAACAACAAGCTGAGAACAACAGCCTCGACTTTCAAAAGTATGCCAGCTTTGTGATAGATTTGATGGCCAAACTTGCCGCTCCAGCCAGAGACGAAATGATCCAAAACATAACTACATTAACTAACACA gTGGACATATTCCGAGCAATTCTCGAAACATTGGAAGTGCTAAAGCTCGACCTAGCGAACACTCTGATAGCAATGATACGACCGCACGTACAGCAAGAGAGTGTGCAGTACGAAAGAgcgaaatttgatgaaatgttaAAACTGGCAGAAG atggCCTGCAACATACAAAAGAATGGCTGCTGCGTCACATCGACAAGTCTGGTCTGAGTTTGCCGGTCACTGACCCCAATATAATAAGAAACGTCACAGCGCAAACGTTAGCAAAGGCTTATCTAGAACTCCTGGAATGGGACGAAACTCATAACTATCCCGAG ACGGTGACGCTCGACAAGCCTCGCTTCACAGACCTCGGTGTCCAAGTGTACCGACTCGTGTGTGTCGCGTCCCTACTGCTAGTGAGTCCCTCGTGTGGGGGAGACTCCCAGGAGAAACACAAGCAAAGCCTCAAGGAGAAGCTATTCATCATACTCGATACGACCAGCAATGATAT TGAACTGAAAGCCGTGCTTCCATCAATTGCCGAAGAAGTAATTCTGGTAACCGAACAACTCCTTGAAAATCTCGGCCAGGATCCACTGACGAGTGATATGAAAGAACTTATCAGGACCCAGATCCTGTCTCTCAGAGATCCTGAACACCGAGTCAGGCAGATTGTTC ATCAAAGAATCATGGAGTTCCTGAAGGTTATCCTGGTATGCGCTGGTGGTTCTCGTCAGATACCCGTGGGCCTGTCTGCCTTCACCAAGGAGCTGACCTCAGTCTCCGGTACTCTACTGCGTTGCGTGATGCACAATAAAGCCGTATTCACAAAGCATTACCTCGAAATCATTGAGGAGGAGTTGAGTAAGACATag
- the LOC124538114 gene encoding alpha-(1,3)-fucosyltransferase C-like yields the protein MKSYKKEPFIRIDRFVPDMRNILLWTKIYGLEDEGQKYFIDQKCAHINCYFTRNKSLFGDLRYFDVILFNLQDVSKGAYNLPEIRSSTQKYIFVANDSSDNFPVCNPVYDDFFNWTWTYRFDSTISYRFITIYNTDYEELGNHFRWNYNMKPIDASLKSQFVTKSKAAVVFLDKCESRSKRKDLIQDLQRNLAKYNLDVDIFGSCGLNQCKRKTMNPCFWRLRKNYFFYLAFEDSLAYDYITDIVLYAYNNNAVPIVYGGARYDSYLPPGSYLNAVNTSAKALAASMHDIIENKEKYYDFFRWKNYYIISKSPILNACALCEVLNSPNPVQSTNKD from the exons ATGAAATCATATAAAAAGGAGCCATTTATAAGAATCGATCGTTTTGTTCCTGATATGAGAAACATTTTACTCTGGACAAAAATATATGGTTTAGAAGACGAaggtcaaaaatattttattgaccaAAAGTGTGCACATATCAACTGTTattttactagaaataaaagtttattcggCGATTTAAGATATTTCGACGTGATTCTATTCAATTTACAAGACGTTAGTAAAGGCGCATATAACTTGCCCGAAATAAGAAGTTCTActcagaaatatatatttgtggcGAATGATTCCTCTGATAATTTTCCGGTATGCAATCCAGTTTATGACGATTTCTTTAATTGGACTTGGACATATAG ATTCGACTCTACGATATCATATCGTTTCATCACGATTTACAATACAGACTACGAAGAACTCGGCAACCATTTCCGTTGGAACTACAACATGAAACCGATAGACGCGTCTTTAAAATCACAATTCGTCACTAAGAGCAAAGCAGCTGTCgtttttttagataaatgtGAGAGCAGGAGCAAGAGAAAAGACTTGATACAAGATCTACAGAGGAATTTAGCAAAGTACAACCTTGATGTCGACATTTTTGGCTCGTGCGGCTTAAATCAATGCAAACGGAAGACAATGAACCCTTGTTTCTGGAGATTGAGAAAGAATTACTTCTTCTACCTTGCATTTGAAGATTCTCTTGCGTATGATTACATAACggatattgttttatatgcGTATAATAACAATGCTGTGCCAATTGTATATGGTGGAGCTAGATACGACAG ctaTCTTCCTCCAGGATCTTATTTAAACGCAGTAAACACAAGTGCAAAGGCTTTAGCGGCATCAATGCATGATATTATTGAGAATAAAGAGAAATATTACGATTTTTTCCGTTGGAAGAACTACTACATCATCAGCAAATCGCCCATACTAAACGCTTGTGCCCTATGTGAAGTACTGAACAGTCCG AATCCCGTTCAATCCACAAACAAggattaa